The nucleotide sequence TGCGGTGCTGATCGGCCCGCATGATTTGACCTGTAGCTTGGGGGTGCCGGAGCAGTATGATCACCCTGACTTTCTAGCTGCTTGTGAGACGATCTTTCGGAAGGCTCGTGCGGCAGGCATCGGTGCGGGAATTCATTTCTGGGGAAGCCCAGAGCAGCAGGCTCGCTTTCTTGCACTGGGAGCCAATCTTCTGATTCACAGTGCAGACATCAGCCTGTTTCAAAAACATCTCCGGCTCGAACTCGAACGCGTCAAAGCCCTCGCAGGTATTCAGGGACTGAATCCCGCTAGCTCAAAGACCGTCGTTGTTTAGCCCTGATGGCCTAACAAAGAAATGTTGAGAAGACGGGGTGCTTGTTTATGGAATGGGCAGAGCCGCTTTCCAGCCTGATTGCAGTTGGGATGCAAGCTCGTGAACGATTTCCGCTTTGTCCGCTTCCTGAACTAGGTTGATTGTCTCGGCAGGGTCCTTCTGATGATCATACAGTTCGGTACCTGCTGCGTTGCCTTTTCGGTCTTTCCATTCCGTGTAGCGCCAGCGGTCTGTGCGGATGCTGTATCCCATGTAGCCTTCCGGCCCACGGCGGAGGTATTCACTGAAAGCGGCCGTTTTCCACTCCCGTGACGGATGTTTGAGCAAAGGAGTAAAACTATGGCCCTCGAGCTTCGCGGGCGTCGGAAGTTGGGCCAGTTCACACAGCGTCGGGTAGAGATCCACGAGCTCGACCAAGGCGGAACTCTTTTGACCCTGCGTAGTCAATCCTGGGGCCGAAACGATCAAGGGCACGCGGGTGCCTAGCTCGAAGTTGGTCATCTTGGTAAACAATCCCTGTTCCCCCAAGTGATAGCCATGATCTCCCCAGAGCACGATGATGGTATTGTCCGTCAGTCCGAGCTTATCCAACTCATCCAAGACACGTCCCAACTGAGCATCCATAAAGCTGACACAAGCGCGATAAGCTCGAATGAGTTTGAGGGCGGTGGCTTCATCCAGATCACCGGTTTTCGGAATGCCTCCATAGGTGCGCAACTCATACAGATCATGCAGGGCAGGGGCGGGCACTCCTTCGGGGGGAGTCGCATTCGCAGGCATGTGAATCGTCGCTTCGGGATACATGTCCCAATACTTCTGCGGGCAAGTGAAGGGCAGGTGCGGTTTGACGAACCCAACGCCAAGGAAAAACGGTTTGCCCTCAGTTTTGAGACGCTGAAGGGTCTCGATGGCTTTCAGGGCGGTTTGACCATCCGGATACACATCATCGGGTTCCTCGGCGGCTTCGAAGGGCTGGGCTCGAATGAGGCGCGGCTGCTGTTTCTTCGGAAGATTCTTCAGGCGTTTGATGAAGTCATCCGACTCCTGGCTGAACCAATGACGATAGGGCTCGCCATGATACCAGGAGGGTTCACTCCAGCTCAGTGGATCATCGCCCGGTTCGCTTGAGCTGTGATGGAAAATCTTTCCCAGAGATAGAG is from Prosthecobacter debontii and encodes:
- a CDS encoding sulfatase, which encodes MLARFILFLTLSSFLSAAPNVLFIAVDDLRPELGCYGASHMKTPNLDRLASRGVAFERAYCQVAVCNPSRNSVLSGLRPASTTILANNKFLRPTLPEVVTLPQQFKNHGYTSLSLGKIFHHSSSEPGDDPLSWSEPSWYHGEPYRHWFSQESDDFIKRLKNLPKKQQPRLIRAQPFEAAEEPDDVYPDGQTALKAIETLQRLKTEGKPFFLGVGFVKPHLPFTCPQKYWDMYPEATIHMPANATPPEGVPAPALHDLYELRTYGGIPKTGDLDEATALKLIRAYRACVSFMDAQLGRVLDELDKLGLTDNTIIVLWGDHGYHLGEQGLFTKMTNFELGTRVPLIVSAPGLTTQGQKSSALVELVDLYPTLCELAQLPTPAKLEGHSFTPLLKHPSREWKTAAFSEYLRRGPEGYMGYSIRTDRWRYTEWKDRKGNAAGTELYDHQKDPAETINLVQEADKAEIVHELASQLQSGWKAALPIP